A genome region from Scylla paramamosain isolate STU-SP2022 unplaced genomic scaffold, ASM3559412v1 Contig6, whole genome shotgun sequence includes the following:
- the LOC135096747 gene encoding uncharacterized protein LOC135096747 produces MFEGDVRWQLRHLSQCVALDEWCSTSLPWSTRKKRRLKKIALCSMIIAVLCEEEEEMTRREWCKDWLHKRNERGSHATILQELRTGYESDFTNYMRMDPNTFYDLLEKLKPFITKQDTCMRESISPAARLEATLRYLSTGCSYSSLQYSTRISKQSLSAIIPDMCQTIYDVLKDPYLKTPQTAEEWKRVAQGFSKKWNFPNCIGAVDGKHILIRPPPDSGSFYYNYKGSHSIVLMAVSNADSNFIYVDVGTNGRVSDGGVWGNCSLNQRIEAGSAGMPDDEVLPNSSKILPYVIVADDAFPLKRHIMKPFSHQNQNLEQRVFSYRLSRARRTVENAFGILAKRFEVFHKAINLEPKKVEKIVLACTALHNYLRKAPITPTLCSDANIENADEILGMLPLEYEEHTTINGTIVRNLYMKYFNEEGTVIWQNRHT; encoded by the exons ATGTTCGAAGGTGATGTCCGTTGGCAACTCAGGCATTTAAGTCAGTGTGTGGCCTTGGACGAGTGGTGCAGTACATCACTACCATggtccacaagaaaaaaaagaaggctaaAAAAAATTGCACTATGCAGCATGATCATTGCTGTActctgtgaggaggaggaggagatgacaagAAGGGAATGGTGCAAGGACTGGTTGCACAAACGAAATGAAAGGGGAAGCCATGCAACCATTTTGCAAGAATTGAGAACTGGCTATGAATCGGACTTTACGAACTATATGCGGATGGACCCAAATACCTTCTACGATTTATTGGAAAAGTTAAAACCTTTTATAACAAAGCAGGACACCTGTATGAGGGAGAGCATTTCACCTGCAGCACGTCTGGAAGCAACGTTGAGGTACCTTTCCACCGGGTGCTCCTACAGTTCACTTCAATACAGCACAAGGATTTCAAAACAGAGTCTGTCTGCAATCATTCCTGATATGTGCCAAACCATCTATGATGTGCTTAAGGATCCATACTTAAAG ACACCCCAAACAGCGGAGGAGTGGAAGCGTGTAGCACAGGGATTTTCCAAGAAATGGAACTTTCCTAATTGCATCGGAGCAGTTGACGGGAAGCACATCCTGATAAGGCCACCACCTGATAGCGgctccttctactacaactacaaaggAAGCCACAGCATAGTGTTAATGGCTGTCTCCAATGCAGACTCAAACTTCATATATGTTGACGTGGGCACTAATGGAAGAGTGTCGGATGGTGGAGTGTGGGGTAACTGTTCTCTCAACCAGCGTATTGAAGCAGGATCTGCCGGTATGCCAGATGATGAGGTACTCCCAAACAGCTCAAAAATATTACCATATGTGATCGTTGCTGATGATGCATTTCCTCTGAAGCGTCATATCATgaagcctttctctcatcaaaaTCAAAACCTTGAGCAACGTGTGTTTTCCTACCGACTGTCAAGAGCTCGACGCACCGTAGAAAACGCATTCGGAATACTTGCTAAAAGATTTGAAGTGTTTCATAAAGCCATTAACCTTGAAccaaaaaaagtagagaaaatagTTCTTGCTTGCACTGCACTACATAATTACCTTCGCAAAGCACCTATCACCCCAACTTTGTGTTCTGATGCAAATATAGAAAACGCTGATGAAATCCTTGGCATGCTACCGCTCGAGTATGAAGAACACACCACCATCAACGGCACAATTGTACGCAATCTGTATATGAAATATTTCAATGAGGAAGGTACTGTGATCTGGCAAAACAGACATACATGA
- the LOC135096748 gene encoding uncharacterized protein LOC135096748, translated as MTSEASTKWCTGHCPCSQHRNVRHCLVWNYTILPDTRRAKSLGYRIFKVRQFISSHRPVTMASSTSVNEKSCHWDRKETLLLIELYRQNPCLWNVKSTVYKDRNKRVAAINEITAGLNRNGLSVTASEVKKKIESIRSQYRRELRKQEKSKKSGAGADDIYTPILWCFDDLCFLNDGDSKRESVSSMDSQVSLVPEEVSDHEIFNDPILQQNEDGSVTHTTPTPVTPVPSTSHDNVPPATPESSRIQTQTTRGRKRSLLTDERHEVLEEALHQLKELSRSEKDSDEESAFGDVVTNDLRKMNVENRIHAQKLISEVLYLGKLGKLTFSSKVVG; from the exons ATGACGTCAGAAGCGAGCACCAAGTGGTGTACCGGACATTGTCCGTGTTCGCAGCATCGAAACGTCAGACACTGTCTGGTGTGGAATTATACGATACTGCCAGACACTCGACGAGCAAAGTCACTTGGTTACAGGATTTTCAAAGTCCGTCAGTTCATTAGTTCTCATCGTCCTGTGACCATGGCCAGCAGTACCTCAGTCAATGAGAAGAGTTGCCACTGGGACAGAAAAGAGACCCTGCTACTAATAGAACTATACCGGCAGAATCCATGCCTATGGAATGTAAAGTCTACTGTGTACAAGGATAGGAACAAACGTGTCGCGGCCATTAATGAAATAACGGCAGGACTGAATAGAAATGGATTATCTGTTACTGCTtctgaagtgaagaaaaaaatagaatccaTCCGTAGTCAATATAGGAGAGAACTACGAAAACAGGAGAAATCAAAGAAGTCGGGGGCTGGTGCTGACGACATTTACACCCCCATATTATGGTGTTTTGATGACCTCTGCTTCCTCAACGATGGCGACAGCAAGAGAGAATCCGTGTCAAGTATGGATAGCCAAGTGTCTCTTGTGCCTGAAGAAGTGTCTGATCATGAG ATTTTCAATGATCCTATACTTCAACAAAATGAAGATGGTTCTGTAACCCATACAACACCAACGCCTGTCACACCTGTCCCAAGTACATCGCATGATAATGTACCACCTGCAACGCCTGAGTCTTCACGCATTCAGACTCAAACTACCCGAGGGAGAAAAAGGTCTTTACTCACTGACGAGAGGCATGAGGTGCTTGAAGAAGCGCTTCATCAACTGAAAGAATTATCTCGATCGGAGAAGGATAGCGATGAAGAAAGTgcttttggtgatgttgttacCAATGATTTGCGAAAGATGAATGTAGAAAATAGGATCCATGCACAGAAACTAATTTCTGAGGTACTTTATCTGGGGAAATTAGGGAAGCTCACCTTTTCATCCAAGGTTGTTGGCTAA